One Silurus meridionalis isolate SWU-2019-XX chromosome 10, ASM1480568v1, whole genome shotgun sequence genomic window carries:
- the rps27l gene encoding 40S ribosomal protein S27-like codes for MPLAKDLLNPSLDIERRQHKKKRLVQSPNSYFMDVKCPGCYKITTVFSHAQSVVLCVGCSTVLCQPTGGKARLTEGCSFRRKH; via the exons ATGCCT CTGGCTAAAGACTTACTAAACCCGAGTCTCGACATCGAGAGGAGGCAACATAAAAAGAAGAGACTTGTGCAGAGTCCAAACTCCTACTTCATGGATGTGAAATGCCCAG GTTGTTATAAAATCACAACGGTGTTTAGCCATGCTCAGAGCGTGGTGTTGTGTGTTGGGTGTTCCACAGTGCTCTGCCAGCCTACAGGAGGAAAGGCCAGACTAACTGAAG GTTGTTCTTTCCGAAGAAAACACTAA